The Stutzerimonas stutzeri genome segment GCGGTAACGTGCCACGAAGGGCTCGAACGCTTCGGAATGGGTGATGTTCATGCCGCCGACGCCAGCCAGCAGAAACTTGCGGCCCACAGAGGGCATGGCGTCGTAGAGGTCGACCGCGACGCCGGCCTGGCTCAGCACTTCGGCGGCCATCAATCCGGCGGGGCCGCCGCCGATGATGGCGACGCGGGGTTCAGCGAAAGGCATGGTGACAGCCGGCAGTTGCGAGGCGGGCATTGTAGCGGCTGGGCCGGTCACCGGTCATGCGCGCCACTGGGCCGGGGCCGCCTGGGTTGAGAGGGCAGGCTGCGTTCAACCCAAGCCGTGGCGGCGCCACGCCTCGGCGGCGCTGAAATGCAGTTGCGCATGCCGCCGGGCGAGCAGTGCCCGGTCCTTGTCGTAGCCGCCGCCGATCACACCGACCACCGGAATGTCCCGGCCCAGGCAGTGCTCGATCACCGCGCTGTCGCGCATCGCCAGCCCTTCATCGGTGAGGTTGAGCAAACCCAGGGCATCGTCGCGGTGAACGTCGACGCCGGCGTCGTAGATCACCAGGTCCGGCTGGTACAGCGGCAGCAGATAATTCAGCGTGTCGTCGACCACCTTCAGGTAGTCGGCGTCGCCCAGCCCCGGCGCGAGCCCGATATCCCAATCGCTGCGTGCCTTGCGCACCGGAAAATTCTTCTCGCAATGCAGTGACACGGTCACCGCATCCGGGACCTGCTCGAGAATGCGTGCGGTGCCGTCACCCTGATGCACATCGCAATCGAAAATCAGCACCCGGCCGACGCGACCGCTTTCCAGCAACGACAGCGCGATCACCGCCAGGTCATTGAAAATACAAAATCCCGAGGCATGATCATGGTGAGCGTGGTGGGTGCCGCCGGCCAGGTGGCAGGCCAGCCCGTGTCGCAGCGCCATTTCGGCAGCCAGCAGCGAACCACCAACCGCGCGTACGGTGCGCTGGGCCAGTTGCGGGCTCCATGGCAGGCCAAGCCGGCGCAGCTCTTCACGGCTCATGTCGCCGGTGCAGTAGCGCTCGACGTAGGTGCGGTCATGGGCGAGCACGAGCAGCTCGCTGGGGCAGGGTTCGGGGCGCAACAGGGCCTGGTCCGTGGTCAAACCGCTGGCGACCAGGTGATCGCGCAGCAACCGGAACTTCTCCATCGGGAAACGATGTCCCGGTGGCAACGGCGGGCTGTAGTCGTCATGAAATATCAGCGGTAGCGGCATCGATCGGCGCCCGGATGGTCAGCCGCGAGTATGCAGATCCGGCAGCAGGCCCTACAAGGAAACAGCAGGAAGCACCCGATGGAACGCATTGAACTGGATACGCCGCGGCTACGGTTGCGCGGCTGGCATGACACCGACCTCGACCCATTGGCCGAACTGTGCGCCGACCCGCTGGTGATGCGCTATTTCCCGGCGCTTTTGTCGCGTGATGACTGTGCGCTCGCGATGGCCCGCTGGCGGATTCACTTCGTACGCCATGGTTTCGGGTTGTGGGCGTTGGAGCGCAAGGACAACGGTCGCTTCATCGGTTTCACCGGGCTGGCCTGGAGCCGTTTGCAGCAGCCGTTCTGCCCAGCCGTCGAGATCGCCTGGCGACTTGCCCGCGAACACTGGCGCCAAGGGCTGGCCCGCGAAGCCGCGCAGGCCTCTCTGGCCTGCGCCTTCGAGCGTTTGGAGCTGCCGGAAGTCGTGGCCTACACGGCGGCGGTCAACGACCCGTCCAGGCAGCTGATGCGCGCGCTGGGGATGCGCCACGATGCTGGAGGCGACTTCGAGCATCCGGATCTGCCCGACGGGCATGCCTTGCGCACCCACGTCCTGTATCGGCTGACGCGCCGCGAGTGGTTCGCTATTCGACGTTAGGCGCAATCAGTGGAGCGGATACCGCGGAATCCGTACCATTGCTCGCCTGCCCCGTGCCCCGCATGAATAAAGGAATTGCACCATGACCGACACCCTAGACACGCTGGTGAGCCTGCTGTCGCTGGAACGCATCGAGGAGAACCTGTTCCGCGGCGCCAGCCAGGACTTGGGTTTCCCGCAGCTGTTCGGCGGTCAGGTGGTCGGCCAGGCACTGTCCGCTGCCAGCCAGACGGTCGCGCCGGAGCGGCATGTGCATTCCATGCACGGCTATTTTTTGCGCCCCGGTGATTCGCACCAGCCGGTGGTCTACGACGTCGATCGGGTCCGCGATGGCGGCAGCTTCACCACCCGCCGGGTCAGCGCCATCCAGAAAGGCCAGACGATCTTCACCTGTAGCGCCTCGTTCCAGGCCGACGAGACCGGTTACGAACACCAGTTGCAGATGCCGGACGTCGAAGGCCCGGAGAACCTGCTCAGCGAGTGGGAGCTGCTGCACAAGCTGACGCCGCTGGTGCCGCCGCGCGTGGCCGAGAAGCTGCGCCGGCCCAAGCCCATCGAGATCCGCCCGGTGACATTGCAGGACCCGATCAATCCGCAGCCCATCGAGGCGATCCGGCACATCTGGTTTCGCGCCGACGGTTCGTTGCCGGACAACCCCGCGCTGCACAAGTACCTGATGGCCTACGCCTCGGACTTCAGCTTCATCGGCACCGCGCTGCAGCCGCACGGGGTGAGTTCCTGGAGCAAGTTCATTCAGCTGGCGAGCCTTGACCACTCCATCTGGTTCCACCGCGAAGTACGTGCCGACGACTGGCTGCTCTACACCATGGACAGCCCCTGGGCCGGCAATGCCCGTGGTTTTGCCCGCGGCAGCATTTTCAACCGCGCCGGCCAGTTGGTCGCCTCGGTGGCCCAGGAAGGGCTGATCCGCGTGCGCGAGGACTGGAAGTGAGCCTGGCCGATGCGCGGCACTGGGTGTTCGACATGGACGGCACCCTGACCATCGCCGTGCATGATTTCCCGGCGATCAAGCGGGCGCTGGACATCCCCGAGGACGACGACATCCTCCATCACCTGGCCGCGTTGCCGGCCGACGAAGCGGCCAGCAAGCGCGCCTGGCTACTCGAACACGAGCGGGAGCTGGCGTACGCCGCAACGCCTGCGCCTGGCGCACGTGAGCTGCTGCACTGGCTGCGTGAGCGTGGGTGCCGCCTTGGCGTGCTGACGCGCAACGCCCATGAGCTGGCACTGGTGACCTTGCAGGCCGTCGGCATGGGTGATTATTTCGCCAGCGACGACATTCTCGGCCGCGACGAAGCACCGCCAAAACCTGACCCTGGTGGGCTGCTGCACCTGGCGGACCGAT includes the following:
- a CDS encoding GNAT family N-acetyltransferase; this translates as MERIELDTPRLRLRGWHDTDLDPLAELCADPLVMRYFPALLSRDDCALAMARWRIHFVRHGFGLWALERKDNGRFIGFTGLAWSRLQQPFCPAVEIAWRLAREHWRQGLAREAAQASLACAFERLELPEVVAYTAAVNDPSRQLMRALGMRHDAGGDFEHPDLPDGHALRTHVLYRLTRREWFAIRR
- the tesB gene encoding acyl-CoA thioesterase II, with translation MTDTLDTLVSLLSLERIEENLFRGASQDLGFPQLFGGQVVGQALSAASQTVAPERHVHSMHGYFLRPGDSHQPVVYDVDRVRDGGSFTTRRVSAIQKGQTIFTCSASFQADETGYEHQLQMPDVEGPENLLSEWELLHKLTPLVPPRVAEKLRRPKPIEIRPVTLQDPINPQPIEAIRHIWFRADGSLPDNPALHKYLMAYASDFSFIGTALQPHGVSSWSKFIQLASLDHSIWFHREVRADDWLLYTMDSPWAGNARGFARGSIFNRAGQLVASVAQEGLIRVREDWK
- a CDS encoding HAD family hydrolase, producing the protein MDGTLTIAVHDFPAIKRALDIPEDDDILHHLAALPADEAASKRAWLLEHERELAYAATPAPGARELLHWLRERGCRLGVLTRNAHELALVTLQAVGMGDYFASDDILGRDEAPPKPDPGGLLHLADRWSVAPAELVMVGDYRFDLECAKAAGARGVLVNLPDNPWPDLTDMHARDCLQLRDMLG
- a CDS encoding histone deacetylase family protein yields the protein MPLPLIFHDDYSPPLPPGHRFPMEKFRLLRDHLVASGLTTDQALLRPEPCPSELLVLAHDRTYVERYCTGDMSREELRRLGLPWSPQLAQRTVRAVGGSLLAAEMALRHGLACHLAGGTHHAHHDHASGFCIFNDLAVIALSLLESGRVGRVLIFDCDVHQGDGTARILEQVPDAVTVSLHCEKNFPVRKARSDWDIGLAPGLGDADYLKVVDDTLNYLLPLYQPDLVIYDAGVDVHRDDALGLLNLTDEGLAMRDSAVIEHCLGRDIPVVGVIGGGYDKDRALLARRHAQLHFSAAEAWRRHGLG